The Gemmatimonas aurantiaca T-27 DNA segment TACGGCCCGAGTCTGCTGGCCGCATCGTTGATCCTCGCCATCATGGTGCTGCCGTACATCGCCAGCGTGAGTCGCGACGTGATCCGTGCCGTGCCACGCGCACAGCGCGAAGCCGCGCTGGCCCTCGGCGCCACCCGATGGGAGATGATCCGTGATGCCGTCTTTCCTGCGGCCCGCACCGGACTGTTTGGCGGCGTCATTCTCGGCCTCGGACGCGCGTTGGGCGAAACCATGGCGGTCACCATGGTCATCGGCAATCGCCACGCCATTCCGGATTCGCTGTTCGCCCCCGCCTACACCATGGCGGCCATGCTGGCCAATGAGTTCGCCGAGGCATCGGACGCCGCGCACCTCTCGGCGCTCATGGCGGTTGCCCTGCTGCTGCTGCTGATCACCCTGGTGGTCAATCTGCTGGCGCGCATGCTGGTGACGCGTGTGGGCCGCGGTCGACCGGGTGAGACCTCGTGAAGCCCCGCATGCGTGAACAAATGCGCCTGGGCACGCAGCGCCGGCGACATGGTGTGTTCATGACCACACTGGCCTGGACCGCGGGGCTCGTGGCGCTGCTTCCGCTGGTGCTCATCCTCACGCATCTGATCGTGCACGGTTTGGGGCAGATCACCCCCACGTTCCTCACAAGTGTGCCGGCTCCACCTGGGGTGCGTGGAGGTGGTGTCGCCAATGGCATCGTCGGTTCGGCGCTGCTGGTGATCATTGCGCTTGGCATTGCCGTGCCGGTTGGCATCGGTGCAGGTCTCTATCTGGCTGAACACGGAGCCACGCGCTTCGCACGATTGGTGCGATTGTTGGCGGATGTCCTGGGTGGGCTGCCTTCCATCGTGATGGGTATCGTGGCCTGGGAGCTCATCGTGCGTCCCGCCGGGCATTTTTCTGCCTGGGCCGGTGGTGTGGCCCTTGGCCTACTGGTGATTCCCCTGGTCACGCGGGCCACCGAAGAAATGGTACGTCTGGTGCCGTCGTCACTCGCCGAAGCCGCGTTGGCTCTGGGCTATCCACAGTGGCGCACGGCGCTCACGATTGTTCTGCGCACGGCCATGCCCGGCGTGGTCACCTCCATCTTCATCGCGCTCGCACGCGTGGCCGGTGAAACGGCGCCGCTCCTCTTCACCGCATTTGGCAATCCGTTCTGGTCGGTTGATCCTTCCAGACCCATCGCCGCGTTGCCGCTGCAGATCTACGCCTACGCACAGAGTCCGTACGAGGAGTGGCGTGGTCACGCCTGGGCGGGTGCGCTGCTGTTGCTCGTGCTGGTCGCTGGTATCGGTCTTGGCTCACGCGCTGTACTGCGTGCCCGTGCCCGCCTGTTCGCCACGGTGCGCAGCACACGAGCCTCCGATGGCTGAATCGTCCTCGGTGCCGCGTTCACCGGCCGTGCAGATCGAGCGCCTGAGCGCGGGATTTGGTCCGCGCAACGTGCTGTATGGCATGTCACTGACTGCAGAAGCCGGTCGTGTCACGGCGCTCATCGGCCCGTCCGGATGTGGCAAGTCCACGGCACTGCGGTGCATCAACCGGCTGCACGAGCGTGATGCGACGGCCTGGGTGCGTGGGGTGGTGTCACTCGTGGATGCCCCGCGCGTGAGCGACGTGTATGCCGCCGGCACCGATGTGAGCGCACTCCGACAACGCATCGGCATGGTGTTCCAGTACCCCACTCCGTTTGTCACGCAGTCGATTTTCGACAACGTGGCCGCTGGCGTGCGGGTGGGGCAGCCCGGGATCGCCCGCGCCAGACTCGAACAGGCCGTCGAAGAAGCGCTGGTGCGTGCGGGCCTGTGGCGTGAAGTGGCCGATCGGTTGCGCAGCAGTGCGATGGCCCTGTCGGGCGGACAGCAGCAACGTCTGTGCATTGCGCGGGCACTGGCGGTGCACCCGGACGTACTCCTGCTCGATGAACCCACGGCGTCACTCGATCCGATTGCCACACAGCGTATCGAGGAGCTGCTGTATGATCTGCGCGGTAGTGTGACCATGTTGCTGGTCACGCACAACATGCAGCAGGCCGCACGTATCTCCGACACCACGGCGGTCCTGTTGGATGGACTCATTGTGGAGTGTGCGCCGACCCGGCAACTCTTCACGACGCCGCGAGACTCGCGCGCGGAAGCCTACGTGATGGGGCGGTTCGGATGAGCGCCCTGCGCCCGACACCGACCAATACCGTCGCAGGCCCATCGACCGCCGGCGGTAGTCTCTCACCGGTTCCGGCCACCGCCCAGTCGGTGACGCTGAGTCGCTTTTCTGCCTGGTTCGGTGCCACGCCGGCGTTGCACAACATCGAACTGCACGTGCCATCACAATCCGTCATGGCGATCATCGGTCCATCCGGTTCTGGCAAGAGCACCGTGCTTCGGGCCATCAACCGGCTGAACGACGGCCTCCCCGGTGTGCGCCACGCGGGCAGCATCCTGCTGGGCGACGAAGACATCTACGCC contains these protein-coding regions:
- a CDS encoding phosphate ABC transporter ATP-binding protein; this encodes MAESSSVPRSPAVQIERLSAGFGPRNVLYGMSLTAEAGRVTALIGPSGCGKSTALRCINRLHERDATAWVRGVVSLVDAPRVSDVYAAGTDVSALRQRIGMVFQYPTPFVTQSIFDNVAAGVRVGQPGIARARLEQAVEEALVRAGLWREVADRLRSSAMALSGGQQQRLCIARALAVHPDVLLLDEPTASLDPIATQRIEELLYDLRGSVTMLLVTHNMQQAARISDTTAVLLDGLIVECAPTRQLFTTPRDSRAEAYVMGRFG
- the pstA gene encoding phosphate ABC transporter permease PstA, which encodes MREQMRLGTQRRRHGVFMTTLAWTAGLVALLPLVLILTHLIVHGLGQITPTFLTSVPAPPGVRGGGVANGIVGSALLVIIALGIAVPVGIGAGLYLAEHGATRFARLVRLLADVLGGLPSIVMGIVAWELIVRPAGHFSAWAGGVALGLLVIPLVTRATEEMVRLVPSSLAEAALALGYPQWRTALTIVLRTAMPGVVTSIFIALARVAGETAPLLFTAFGNPFWSVDPSRPIAALPLQIYAYAQSPYEEWRGHAWAGALLLLVLVAGIGLGSRAVLRARARLFATVRSTRASDG
- the pstC gene encoding phosphate ABC transporter permease subunit PstC encodes the protein MPTRSADRLYKTVTASCAAAIPAVLLLLASVLLIGAWPTMTTAIGSLFADSTWDVPNHQFGAAPLIAGTLLSSAIALAIAAPLGIGVALLSTEIAPRPLREPLAFLVNLLAAVPSVVYGLWGIFILVPFLRAGVMPWAIAHLSWLPGFSGPAYGPSLLAASLILAIMVLPYIASVSRDVIRAVPRAQREAALALGATRWEMIRDAVFPAARTGLFGGVILGLGRALGETMAVTMVIGNRHAIPDSLFAPAYTMAAMLANEFAEASDAAHLSALMAVALLLLLITLVVNLLARMLVTRVGRGRPGETS